The following proteins are encoded in a genomic region of Astatotilapia calliptera chromosome 22, fAstCal1.2, whole genome shotgun sequence:
- the LOC113014262 gene encoding zinc finger BED domain-containing protein 1-like — MLRAANKHVPQATVDKLVINFICEGLQPFAVVEQPSFKELVTTLQPQAKVISRPTVRARICEAADHMKMTLVAALDKVKFVATTTDCWSAHQKSYLGVTCHWIEEASLERRSAALACKRLRGSHTFDMLAGALDDIHCQYKIRGKVVRTTTDSGSNFVKAFHMFGAQNDADEAEDEADPETLDLTDHRDYHEASAILDEDSGLEYQLPPHQRCACHLLNLVATTDAALAESMNETYKRLSRATFAKCQAIWNKTGRSHLANEVVEDKCELQIIRPSATRWNSTYLAIERIIRIIDEKGEDAIRSICEEFKVKMLSPAEVAFLREYCTTMKPLVKASNILQSESTSFMGWLLPVIQQLLSKLSRLETSSKTCVPLIRALQNGLQKRFGAMMEDPELAAAAVLLPKFKTSWTDRADVIEAALTYIKQHLETTEHESEDQQRESSDEDEFFSRPISRRLQSAVELDGYLACATDTMELLHSFSAIKNLSLKLNTALPASAACERLFSCAGLLFTAKRSRIASVNLENQLLLKLNKRFRK, encoded by the exons ATGTTGAgagctgcaaacaaacatgttccaCAAGCAACTGTTGACAAGCTTGTCATCAATTTCATATGTGAGGGTCTACAGCCATTTGCAGTGGTAGAACAGCCATCTTTCAAAGAATTGGTTACCACATTACAACCTCAAGCCAAAGTCATCTCCAGACCCACTGTCCGTGCCAGAATCTGTGAAGCTGCTGATCACATGAAGATGACTTTGGTTGCAGCATTGGATAAAGTCAAATTTGTTGCTACCACTACTGATTGTTGGTCAGCTCATCAGAAAAGTTACCTTGGAGTCACATGCCATTGGATAGAGGAAGCGTCCCTGGAAAGAAGATCTGCAGCACTAGCATGCAAAAGATTGAGAGGGTCTCACACATTTGACATGCTTGCTGGTGCGCTTGATGATATCCATTGCCAATACAAGATTAGAGGCAAAGTTGTAAGAACCACAACTGATAGTGGATCCAACTTTGTCAAGGCCTTCCACATGTTTGGGGCACAAAATGATGCAGATGAAGCTGAAGATGAAGCAGACCCAGAAACTCTTGACCTGACTGACCATAGGGACTACCATGAGGCAAGTGCAATTCTTGATGAAGACTCTGGTTTGGAGTATCAACTTCCGCCTCATCAGCGATGTGCATGTCACCTGCTAAACCTTGTGGCAACAACTGATGCTGCCCTAGCAGAGAGCATGAATGAAACCTACAAGAGGCTCTCCCGTGCAACCTTTGCAAAATGCCAGGCCATTTGGAACAAAACTGGCCGATCTCATTTGGCTAATGAAGTGGTAGAGGACAAGTGTGAGCTACAGATCATTCGTCCCAGTGCAACACGATGGAATTCAACCTACCTTGCCATTGAAAGGATAATACGCATCATTGATGAGAAGGGGGAAGATGCCATCAGGAGCATTTGTGAGGAGTTCAAGGTGAAAAT GTTGAGTCCTGCAGAAGTTGCATTCCTAAGGGAGTACTGTACCACCATGAAGCCACTGGTGAAAGCTTCAAACATCCTTCAGTCTGAGTCCACTTCCTTTATGGGATGGCTCCTGCCAGTAATCCAACAACTACTGTCCAAACTTAGCAGGCTGGAGACATCAAGCAAGACATGCGTGCCACTCATCAGAGCCCTGCAAAATGGCCTTCAAAAGCGTTTTGGAGCGATGATGGAGGATCCAGAgttggctgcagctgcagtcctCTTACCCAAGTTCAAGACTTCCTGGACTGACAGAGCAGATGTAATAGAGGCTG CCTTGACATACATCAAACAACATCTTGAAACGACAGAGCATGAGAGTGAGGATCAGCAAAGAGAGTCATCTGATGAAGATGAATTCTTCTCCAGACCAATCTCCAGAAGGCTGCAAAGTGCAGTTGAGCTTGATGGTTATCTTGCTTGTGCCACAGACACCATGGAGCTGCTGCACTCCTTCTCAGCCATCAAAAACCTCTCTCTTAAACTGAACACAGCTCTGCCTGCTTCTGCTGCGTGTGAACGACTTTTTAGCTGTGCTGGTCTACTCTTCACTGCCAAACGAAGTCGGATTGCCTCTGTTAATTTAGAAAACCAGCTCTTGCTGAAACTGAACAAAAGGTTCAGAAAGtaa